The DNA segment NNNNNNNNNNNNNNNNNNNNNNNNNNNNNNNNNNNNNNNNNNNNNNNNNNNNNNNNNNNNNNNNNNNNNNNNNNNNNNNNNNNNNNNNNNNNNNNNNNNNNNNNNNNNNNNNNNNNNNNNNNNNNNNNNNNNNNNNNNNNNNNNNNNNNNNNNNNNNNNNNNNNNNNNNNNNNNNNNNNNNNNNNNNNNNNNNNNNNNNNNNNNNNNNNNNNNNNNNNNNNNNNNNNNNNNNNNNNNNNNNNNNNNNNNNNNNNNNNNNNNNNNNNNNNNNNNNNNNNNNNNNNNNNNNNNNNNNNNNNNNNNNNNNNNNNNNNNNNNNNNNNNNNNNNNNNNNNNNNNNNNNNNNNNNNNNNNNNNNNNNNNNNNNNNNNNNNNNNNNNNNNNNNNNNNNNNNNNNNNNNNNNNNNNNNNNNNNNNNNNNNNNNNNNNNNNNNNNNNNNNNNNNNNNNNNNNNNNNNNNNNNNNNNNNNNNNNNNNNNNNNNNNNNNNNNNNNNNNNNNNNNNNNNNNNNNNNNNNNNNNNNNNNNNNNNNNNNNNNNNNNNNNNNNNNNNNNNNNNNNNNNNNNNNNNNNNNNNNNNNNNNNNNNNNNNNNNNNNNNNNNNNNNNNNNNNNNNNNNNNNNNNNNNNNNNNNNNNNNNNNNNNNNNNNNNNNNNNNNNNNNNNNNNNNNNNNNNNNNNNNNNNNNNNNNNNNNNNNNNNNNNNNNNNNNNNNNNNNNNNNNNNNNNNNNNNNNNNNNNNNNNNNNNNNNNNNNNNNNNNNNNNNNNNNNNNNNNNNNNNNNNNNNNNNNNNNNNNNNNNNNNNNNNNNNNNNNNNNNNNNNNNNNNNNNNNNNNNNNNNNNNNNNNNNNNNNNNNNNNNNNNNNNNNNNNNNNNNNNNNNNNNNNNNNNNNNNNNNNNNNNNNNNNNNNNNNNNNNNNNNNNNNNNNNNNNNNNNNNNNNNNNNNNNNNNNNNNNNNNNNNNNNNNNNNNNNNNNNNNNNNNNNNNNNNNNNNNNNNNNNNNNNNNNNNNNNNNNNNNNNNNNNNNNNNNNNNNNNNNNNNNNNNNNNNNNNNNNNNNNNNNNNNNNNNNNNNNNNNNNNNNNNNNNNNNNNNNNNNNNNNNNNNNNNNNNNNNNNNNNNNNNNNNNNNNNNNNNNNNNNNNNNNNNNNNNNNNNNNNNNNNNNNNNNNNNNNNNNNNNNNNNNNNNNNNNNNNNNNNNNNNNNNNNNNNNNNNNNNNNNNNNNNNNNNNNNNNNNNNNNNNNNNNNNNNNNNNNNNNNNNNNNNNNNNNNNNNNNNNNNNNNNNNNNNNNNNNNNNNNNNNNNNNNNNNNNNNNNNNNNNNNNNNNNNNNNNNNNNNNNNNNNNNNNNNNNNNNNNNNNNNNNNNNNNNNNNNNNNNNNNNNNNNNNNNNNNNNNNNNNNNNNNNNNNNNNNNNNNNNNNNNNNNNNNNNNNNNNNNNNNNNNNNNNNNNNNNNNNNNNNNNNNNNNNNNNNNNNNNNNNNNNNNNNNNNNNNNNNNNNNNNNNNNNNNNNNNNNNNNNNNNNNNNNNNNNNNNNNNNNNNNNNNNNNNNNNNNNNNNNNNNNNNNNNNNNNNNNNNNNNNNNNNNNNNNNNNNNNNNNNNNNNNNNNNNNNNNNNNNNNNNNNNNNNNNNNNNNNNNNNNNNNNNNNNNNNNNNNNNNNNNNNNNNNNNNNNNNNNNNNNNNNNNNNNNNNNNNNNNNNNNNNNNNNNNNNNNNNNNNNNNNNNNNNNNNNNNNNNNNNNNNNNNNNNNNNNNNNNNNNNNNNNNNNNNNNNNNNNNNNNNNNNNNNNNNNNNNNNNNNNNNNNNNNNNNNNNNNNNNNNNNNNNNNNNNNNNNNNNNNNNNNNNNNNNNNNNNNNNNNNNNNNNNNNNNNNNNNNNNNNNNNNNNNNNNNNNNNNNNNNNNNNNNNNNNNNNNNNNNNNNNNNNNNNNNNNNNNNNNNNNNNNNNNNNNNNNNNNNNNNNNNNNNNNNNNNNNNNNNNNNNNNNNNNNNNNNNNNNNNNNNNNNNNNNNNNNNNNNNNNNNNNNNNNNNNNNNNNNNNNNNNNNNNNNNNNNNNNNNNNNNNNNNNNNNNNNNNNNNNNNNNNNNNNNNNNNNNNNNNNNNNNNNNNNNNNNNNNNNNNNNNNNNNNNNNNNNNNNNNNNNNNNNNNNNNNNNNNNNNNNNNNNNNNNNNNNNNNNNNNNNNNNNNNNNNNNNNNNNNNNNNNNNNNNNNNNNNNNNNNNNNNNNNNNNNNNNNNNNNNNNNNNNNNNNNNNNNNNNNNNNNNNNNNNNNNNNNNNNNNNNNNNNNNNNNNNNNNNNNNNNNNNNNNNNNNNNNNNNNNNNNNNNNNNNNNNNNNNNNNNNNNNNNNNNNNNNNNNNNNNNNNNNNNNNNNNNNNNNNNNNNNNNNNNNNNNNNNNNNNNNNNNNNNNNNNNNNNNNNNNNNNNNNNNNNNNNNNNNNNNNNNNNNNNNNNNNNNNNNNNNNNNNNNNNNNNNNNNNNNNNNNNNNNNNNNNNNNNNNNNNNNNNNNNNNNNNNNNNNNNNNNNNNNNNNNNNNNNNNNNNNNNNNNNNNNNNNNNNNNNNNNNNNNNNNNNNNNNNNNNNNNNNNNNNNNNNNNNNNNNNNNNNNNNNNNNNNNNNNNNNNNNNNNNNNNNNNNNNNNNNNNNNNNNNNNNNNNNNNNNNNNNNNNNNNNNNNNNNNNNNNNNNNNNNNNNNNNNNNNNNNNNNNNNNNNNNNNNNNNNNNNNNNNNNNNNNNNNNNNNNNNNNNNNNNNNNNNNNNNNNNNNNNNNNNNNNNNNNNNNNNNNNNNNNNNNNNNNNNNNNNNNNNNNNNNNNNNNNNNNNNNNNNNNNNNNNNNNNNNNNNNNNNNNNNNNNNNNNNNNNNNNNNNNNNNNNNNNNNNNNNNNNNNNNNNNNNNNNNNNNNNNNNNNNNNNNNNNNNNNNNNNNNNNNNNNNNNNNNNNNNNNNNNNNNNNNNNNNNNNNNNNNNNNNNNNNNNNNNNNNNNNNNNNNNNNNNNNNNNNNNNNNNNNNNNNNNNNNNNNNNNNNNNNNNNNNNNNNNNNNNNNNNNNNNNNNNNNNNNNNNNNNNNNNNNNNNNNNNNNNNNNNNNNNNNNNNNNNNNNNNNNNNNNNNNNNNNNNNNNNNNNNNNNNNNNNNNNNNNNNNNNNNNNNNNNNNNNNNNNNNNNNNNNNNNNNNNNNNNNNNNNNNNNNNNNNNNNNNNNNNNNNNNNNNNNNNNNNNNNNNNNNNNNNNNNNNNNNNNNNNNNNNNNNNNNNNNNNNNNNNNNNNNNNNNNNNNNNNNNNNNNNNNNNNNNNNNNNNNNNNNNNNNNNNNNNNNNNNNNNNNNNNNNNNNNNNNNNNNNNNNNNNNNNNNNNNNNNNNNNNNNNNNNNNNNNNNNNNNNNNNNNNNNNNNNNNNNNNNNNNNNNNNNNNNNNNNNNNNNNNNNNNNNNNNNNNNNNNNNNNNNNNNNNNNNNNNNNNNNNNNNNNNNNNNNNNNNNNNNNNNNNNNNNNNNNNNNNNNNNNNNNNNNNNNNNNNNNNNNNNNNNNNNNNNNNNNNNNNNNNNNNNNNNNNNNNNNNNNNNNNNNNNNNNNNNNNNNNNNNNNNNNNNNNNNNNNNNNNNNNNNNNNNNNNNNNNNNNNNNNNNNNNNNNNNNNNNNNNNNNNNNNNNNNNNNNNNNNNNNNNNNNNNNNNNNNNNNNNNNNNNNNNNNNNNNNNNNNNNNNNNNNNNNNNNNNNNNNNNNNNNNNNNNNNNNNNNNNNNNNNNNNNNNNNNNNNNNNNNNNNNNNNNNNNNNNNNNNNNNNNNNNNNNNNNNNNNNNNNNNNNNNNNNNNNNNNNNNNNNNNNNNNNNNNNNNNNNNNNNNNNNNNNNNNNNNNNNNNNNNNNNNNNNNNNNNNNNNNNNNNNNNNNNNNNNNNNNNNNNNNNNNNNNNNNNNNNNNNNNNNNNNNNNNNNNNNNNNNNNNNNNNNNNNNNNNNNNNNNNNNNNNNNNNNNNNNNNNNNNNNNNNNNNNNNNNNNNNNNNNNNNNNNNNNNNNNNNNNNNNNNNNNNNNNNNNNNNNNNNNNNNNNNNNNNNNNNNNNNNNNNNNNNNNNNNNNNNNNNNNNNNNNNNNNNNNNNNNNNNNNNNNNNNNNNNNNNNNNNNNNNNNNNNNNNNNNNNNNNNNNNNNNNNNNNNNNNNNNNNNNNNNNNNNNNNNNNNNNNNNNNNNNNNNNNNNNNNNNNNNNNNNNNNNNNNNNNNNNNNNNNNNNNNNNNNNNNNNNNNNNNNNNNNNNNNNNNNNNNNNNNNNNNNNNNNNNNNNNNNNNNNNNNNNNNNNNNNNNNNNNNNNNNNNNNNNNNNNNNNNNNNNNNNNNNNNNNNNNNNNNNNNNNNNNNNNNNNNNNNNNNNNNNNNNNNNNNNNNNNNNNNNNNNNNNNNNNNNNNNNNNNNNNNNNNNNNNNNNNNNNNNNNNNNNNNNNNNNNNNNNNNNNNNNNNNNNNNNNNNNNNNNNNNNNNNNNNNNNNNNNNNNNNNNNNNNNNNNNNNNNNNNNNNNNNNNNNNNNaaaaaaaaaattaagttaagTTAACAAAGCTTACCAATTTGGAAATCGATAAAATGGAATGTGTGCGTCGTCGTCCACCACATTTCTACCAATGTATTCAGAATTTTGTTGTTATGTTTTCTAGGCTTCACTTTATAAAGCGCACGATAAGGATATCAATCAACCATTTCTCGAACTACATGGGGTAGACCTTCATAAACGTCATTTAATTTTGAAAATCCACGTCTCATTCTATAATAATCCTCAGACCGATATTgatgccccgacacatgaccttGGACTAATGATAGAGCATCAACGATATTTGGCAAAGATAAATCTACACCTGTGGCAGGCAGCGGTGTCGATTTATTTTTTCGATTTCTTTTCTTCCTTATACTATTCACCGCTCTTCTTAATAAGTTGCTCATATTGTATTAGaactttttgattttgaagagttttaaaagaagaaaatagtAATGTTGTGACTGAAAATGAACTCAGTGGAACGAGTTTATAACGTTTGAATAATACCGAATATAGGCTTTAGAGAGTCGACCATTAGCGACTTCGTGTCTAACGCCCAGGTTGGTTCCTCCAACGCCAACAATTGTGTCGTCAACGCCTGCGTTGGTTCTTCCAACGACAACGTTTGTCTCGTGATTGCACACCACGCCTAATGATTTAACACCTTATGTTAATATCATATTGGAAAGCCCTGTTTGGcaatccacgtggctcaacaaaagtTTTTATTTGCCCATTGCCACAGAACTTCCGTGAGGGTATTATGATAATTTCAGCTCGGGTGGATATCTCTGTAATTTCTAAGGTTTCTAAGGGTGTTTGTATGACTACCGACTAGGGTTTCGATTTGTGAgacagtatttaatctttttttcCCCATTTTTCCTTTCGGATTCTCTCTCTTCCTTCTCTTTTCTgctgaaaccctaaaaatggagGAAATCGAGAATTCTTCAACGCCACAATCTATGGATCGAGAAGTTGATTCGATAGATTCATCGTCTAATTCGCAATCTATAGTTAATTCTTCTCATAGAAATTTAGCGATCGAGAGATCAAGATCGTCATTTCTAAATGAGCATCAAACTTCAGTTTCTCAACCTCTACCTTCTCCTATTTCAGATCTTAGAGCTTCACCTCAAATCGAGGCTTCTCAACCCCTAACTTCAGCAAGAGAGCATTCAGGTTATAGATCGTCGGCTCCTGTTGATAGATCTGGAGATGTTCCTGAATCTTCTCATCCTTCACTTAGaacaaaaagaagagaagatgatCCATCTTCAATTGCTGATTCAGAACCTTCACCTTCAGAAGGAGGAGCTGATGAGTCAACAGCTGAAATCACTCAGCCGGTACAGGAGTTGATCAATAACTTGAAGGATCTCCACAAAGAATTATGTTCTACAAAGGGGGTCAGCTGGTTTGTTGGCGGAggatttaaactcagcaaagATGCTCTAAAAGTATTCAAATCCAAGTTCACTCCAGATAAAAAGAAGAGACCTAACTGGATGACACGCAATTCGTATAGAGGATTCAAAGAACAAATGCGGaagtttgtaagttctctttgctttgtttgtttttgaaattttaCTTTCATATGATGAGATACAATCCTCTAGGATTATTAAGTTCTTTGGATTGTATGTTCTTTGTATTAATGTGAAttgctttgttttgttttgaaattttaCTTTCATATGATGAGATACAATACTATAGGGTTATTAAGTTCTTTGGATTGTATGTTCTTTGTATTAATGTGGAttgctttgttttgttttgaaattttaCTTTCATATGATGAGATACAAAACTGTAGGGTTATTAAGTTCTTTGGATTGTATGTTCTTTGTATTAATGTGTATAACTGTCAATAATCTGATGTGAATCTTTTATTTGCAGAGATTTAAGAAACCGCCGCCTGTTTATAATTCAACATACAGGCATGATCAACATGAGTTCGTACACAAGGATTTCAAAAGACATGATCCTGATATTGTATCCATAGTGTTGAATCGGAGGACTGTTTGTAAAAACAAAGAACCTCCATCCCCAGAGATCAGTTCTGGAGGTCCTCTGTTACAGTCCGATGACTCCCTCTATTCAGACGACTCACTCTCTTCTTCGTCACCATTTCAAGCGCATCATTCTTCAGCAGGTCAAGCAGCTAGTGGAGCGTTAGAGTATGGTGATGATAGTACTAAGCTGGAATTCCTTGAAGGGTTTCATTCGTATCTTCgcggagaagaagatgaaggtgtCACAGTCGAAAATGGTTTTTTATTCACAGTTCGCGCATATGAGAGATTCAAGTCGCTCATCCGTCTTCCTCCTGGCGGCGAGAAACCGAGGTGGTTGAGTATCACTGAAGAGAGTCAATTTTTTGATTTAATGCGGAATTTTGTAAGTGTTTCTCTCAAACTCGTGACTatctgtttattttatttttgatcaaGCTTAAAAACTTGTTGGAATTGGAATTCGAAGTGATgttggtaaatttggatgtgaTTGTTGTA comes from the Papaver somniferum cultivar HN1 unplaced genomic scaffold, ASM357369v1 unplaced-scaffold_145, whole genome shotgun sequence genome and includes:
- the LOC113335407 gene encoding uncharacterized protein LOC113335407 isoform X1 — protein: MEEIENSSTPQSMDREVDSIDSSSNSQSIVNSSHRNLAIERSRSSFLNEHQTSVSQPLPSPISDLRASPQIEASQPLTSAREHSGYRSSAPVDRSGDVPESSHPSLRTKRREDDPSSIADSEPSPSEGGADESTAEITQPVQELINNLKDLHKELCSTKGVSWFVGGGFKLSKDALKVFKSKFTPDKKKRPNWMTRNSYRGFKEQMRKFRFKKPPPVYNSTYRHDQHEFVHKDFKRHDPDIVSIVLNRRTVCKNKEPPSPEISSGGPLLQSDDSLYSDDSLSSSSPFQAHHSSAGQAASGALEYGDDSTKLEFLEGFHSYLRGEEDEGVTVENGFLFTVRAYERFKSLIRLPPGGEKPRWLSITEESQFFDLMRNFVSVSLKLVTICLFYF
- the LOC113335407 gene encoding uncharacterized protein LOC113335407 isoform X2, with the protein product MEEIENSSTPQSMDREVDSIDSSSNSQSIVNSSHRNLAIERSRSSFLNEHQTSVSQPLPSPISDLRASPQIEASQPLTSAREHSGYRSSAPVDRSGDVPESSHPSLRTKRREDDPSSIADSEPSPSEGGADESTAEITQPVQELINNLKDLHKELCSTKGVSWFVGGGFKLSKDALKVFKSKFTPDKKKRPNWMTRNSYRGFKEQMRKFRFKKPPPVYNSTYRHDQHEFVHKDFKRHDPDIVSIVLNRRTVCKNKEPPSPEISSGGPLLQSDDSLYSDDSLSSSSPFQAHHSSAGQAASGALEYGDDSTKLEFLEGFHSYLRGEEDEGVTVENGFLFTVRAYERFKSLIRLPPGGEKPRWLSITEESQFFDLMRNFQAAYELKPC